CCCACCAATTGATTTATAAATTGGCTGAAGAAGGGGACGTTAAACTGATAGCTGATGGAGTGGTGATTGATGCGAGCGATGAACTCGGAAAAATAATTTCCTATGTTATGGCGTGGAGTGCTGAAGTAGAAGTTCAAGCTCAAGGTCGGAAAGCTAAGGAATCGAGAACGGCCAACTTCGTCAATAACGACAATTGGGGTGTTGGTTTTCGCTCTATTCCGCTTGGATACAAACAACTCGACACTGGAGAAGATTCTGACGGTTACTGGATCTCTCAAATAAATAACTTCGGGCCGGTAATCGAAGAGGTGTATGAGAGGTTTATTCAGGCGGACATATCTAGATCTTACGCTGAAACGGCAGCCACTGTCAGTATGCAATACCCCGAAATCCTACCAAAGCCATTAGATAGCGACGATGTAAAGGCGATCGTCACCAATCCTGTATACATTGGCAAACCAACATTCAGTTACGAAAAGGGAACAGGAGTTCCAGAAAACCATTCGGGAACGAACACAGATGAGGATCTGAAGTTTGTCAGTGATGAGATGTTCAATAAAGCAACTGAAAAATACCTTCAGTCAAAGAAACGGCATTCTCAGCCGACCGATTTGGTATATAATATAGAGGGGATGGCACGTGAGTTCGGTATTCCCTCAATGTTAGATGTGGTTTCGGCTGTAGTTGTCAAGTGTGAGAAATGTGAGGATGAAAATGGTGATTTGGTGCAAATGACAAAGAGCGGAACTAAGTCAATTAGAGGGATTAAGTGCCAACGGATGAAATGTCCAAGCGGCCATATAAGGAATCTTCCGTATCAGCACGAGTTGGATCGCCTACGAATCAACTGATCATATAGGACGAAACGCCCATAGTGGCAACACTGATGGTTGATTTTGCTGTCCTCCAATTAATCAGTCTATCGTACGGAGCAACTCCTGATACTGATTAAATATTTCCGATATCTCTTTCTGTTTCCTGTTCCCATTCATTTCATCGCGTACCTGAGCATTGTCAACGAATCTTCTCCGGATTTTTCGAGCGGTATAGAAGAGATCATTATCAATTAATCTATATTCCTCAAAATAATGCT
This region of Halalkalicoccus sp. CGA53 genomic DNA includes:
- a CDS encoding recombinase family protein, with protein sequence MEVSKMFNSQSYELEPIDDIVYMANLLKNGLIRAGMGTRINPSPKSSVQGTKKKASRTTSIRRSTQTTLKGEVCEDSSELDEYSENSWTISEEELNELVDEGIPLCADYRRVSTLKQTKGKSMENQKENNEYIADHNGLRLVYRAKDDGRSGQSMARPGLQNLYFVLLEYDIDYLIVDDFTRLGRLSVETHQLIYKLAEEGDVKLIADGVVIDASDELGKIISYVMAWSAEVEVQAQGRKAKESRTANFVNNDNWGVGFRSIPLGYKQLDTGEDSDGYWISQINNFGPVIEEVYERFIQADISRSYAETAATVSMQYPEILPKPLDSDDVKAIVTNPVYIGKPTFSYEKGTGVPENHSGTNTDEDLKFVSDEMFNKATEKYLQSKKRHSQPTDLVYNIEGMAREFGIPSMLDVVSAVVVKCEKCEDENGDLVQMTKSGTKSIRGIKCQRMKCPSGHIRNLPYQHELDRLRIN